The Candidatus Polarisedimenticolaceae bacterium genome segment CGACGACCCGGACGGCCGCGCGATCGTGGACGGACTCCAGGTCTCGGCCTCCACCGGAACGCTCACGCGCCTTTGCGGCGAGGCCGGCACGCGTTTCCACTGCTACGCGGGGTACGCGGGGTGGGCCCCCGGGCAGCTCGAGCGCGAGATCGCGGAAGGCTCGTGGATCCTCGCCCCGGCCGCGCCCCGGTTCGTCTTCGACCTGCCGGTCGAGGAGGTGTGGGACCGCGTGTTGCGCGACAACGGCATCGACCCCGCGCGCATCGTCCCCGGCGGCGGCGAGAATTAGGGCAGGAACTTCGACGTCGCCTTGAGCTTCGCGGGCAGGTACTCGTCGATCACGTAGTTGAGGCCCCAGCGGGCGAGCGCCTGCTGCTCGGCGCGGACCCCCATCTTCACCAGCTGCTCCATCGCGTGCGCCCACGGGCGATGGATCTTGAAGAACGGGTCGTTCTTCAGGGCGTCCTTCGCGCGCTTCACGTCCACGTCCTTCAGCGGGTGCGTCGGCAGCTTGTAGTCGACGATGTCCTGCGGCGTCACGCCCAGGAACGACGCCTGCGGAACGCAGAAGAACTGGTTGATGTGGGCGGCGTTCCCCGAGCCGACCTTCAGCGTGCGGTAGATGTTC includes the following:
- a CDS encoding YqgE/AlgH family protein; amino-acid sequence: MPNTLAPSLLVAVPQLVDPNFRQSVVLLLQQGDDGALGIVINRESPMLLQELCRDHAIPYAGDPDKRVRFGGPVQPEQGLVLYLGADDDPDGRAIVDGLQVSASTGTLTRLCGEAGTRFHCYAGYAGWAPGQLEREIAEGSWILAPAAPRFVFDLPVEEVWDRVLRDNGIDPARIVPGGGEN